In a genomic window of Sulfurimonas denitrificans DSM 1251:
- a CDS encoding CvpA family protein — protein sequence MAFSYFDIIVSILVLFLGLKGILNGFFKEIFGLIGIIGGIFIASRVGDSVGKLINDSVLKFQNDAAVSFTGFLVTLALFWLFMIGIGVVFKKLSSLSGLGIFDKIFGFLISAGKFFLIASVILYSTYNIKAMRANLDSMMKNSILFPILVETGSFIMKLDPIEISDEINATIGKGAQIIEDEVGKKIEENSLKIVEDTKKKLDMSVEDNLSSKGDK from the coding sequence ATGGCGTTTAGTTATTTTGATATTATTGTCTCGATTTTAGTTCTTTTTTTAGGACTTAAAGGAATTTTAAACGGTTTTTTTAAAGAAATTTTTGGTCTAATTGGTATCATAGGTGGTATTTTTATAGCATCTAGAGTCGGAGATAGTGTAGGTAAGCTTATTAATGATTCAGTATTAAAATTTCAAAATGATGCTGCGGTAAGCTTTACTGGTTTCTTGGTTACTCTTGCTCTGTTTTGGCTCTTTATGATAGGAATTGGAGTTGTTTTTAAAAAATTAAGCTCTCTTAGCGGTCTTGGAATTTTTGATAAAATCTTTGGTTTTTTAATTAGTGCAGGAAAGTTTTTCCTTATAGCATCTGTTATTTTATACTCTACATACAACATAAAAGCGATGCGTGCCAATCTTGATTCGATGATGAAAAACAGTATTCTCTTTCCTATTTTAGTTGAAACAGGCAGTTTTATTATGAAATTAGACCCTATAGAGATATCTGATGAGATAAATGCCACTATTGGAAAAGGCGCACAAATCATAGAAGATGAAGTTGGAAAAAAAATAGAAGAAAACAGTTTAAAAATAGTCGAAGATACAAAGAAAAAACTGGATATGAGTGTTGAAGATAATTTATCAAGCAAAGGAGATAAATAA
- a CDS encoding class II 3-deoxy-7-phosphoheptulonate synthase: protein MSNWSASSWRQKPIVQQPTYPNQDELNRVLEELRNYPPLVFAGEARSLKAQLANASEGRGFLLQGGDCAESFSEFHAHNIRDTFKAILQMAVVMTYAGGVPVVKVGRLGGQFAKPRSSDTETIDGITLDAYRGDIINGVDFTKEMRVPDPQRMIKAYNQSAATLNLLRAFASGGLADLHVVHKWNLDFTNQSEISKKYEDLAEEIGKSLKFMEACGITSKTHRTLRETDFYTSHEALLLPYEEAFTRKDSITNEWYDTSAHMLWIGDRTRQLDGAHVEYMRGINNPIGVKAGPSMDPEDLLRLCDVLNPQNEAGRLNIIVRMGADKVADGMPKLIRAIEREGRKVLWSCDPMHGNTVKSSNNFKTRPVDSILTEMKQFFQVHKSEGTFAGGVHLEMTGKNVTECIGGSFVVTEEDLSSRYHTHCDPRLNADQALELAFLIADTLREAQK, encoded by the coding sequence ATGAGTAATTGGAGCGCATCAAGTTGGAGACAAAAACCTATTGTGCAGCAGCCTACATATCCAAATCAAGATGAATTAAATAGAGTGTTAGAGGAGCTGAGAAACTATCCTCCACTTGTTTTTGCAGGTGAAGCACGTTCACTTAAAGCTCAACTTGCAAATGCTTCTGAGGGGAGGGGTTTTTTACTTCAAGGTGGAGATTGTGCTGAGAGTTTTAGTGAGTTTCACGCACACAATATCCGTGATACATTTAAAGCAATCCTTCAAATGGCAGTAGTTATGACTTATGCTGGCGGAGTTCCTGTTGTAAAAGTTGGTCGTCTTGGTGGACAATTTGCAAAGCCTCGTTCAAGCGATACTGAAACAATTGATGGCATTACACTTGATGCTTATCGTGGTGATATTATTAATGGTGTTGATTTTACTAAAGAGATGCGTGTGCCAGATCCACAAAGAATGATAAAAGCCTATAATCAGTCAGCTGCGACTTTAAATCTTCTTCGTGCTTTTGCATCTGGTGGACTTGCAGATTTACATGTAGTGCATAAATGGAATCTTGATTTTACAAACCAGAGTGAGATAAGTAAAAAATATGAAGATTTAGCAGAGGAGATTGGAAAGTCTCTAAAGTTTATGGAAGCATGTGGAATTACATCAAAAACTCATAGAACTCTAAGAGAGACAGATTTTTATACTTCGCATGAAGCGTTATTGCTTCCTTATGAAGAGGCATTTACAAGAAAAGATTCAATTACAAATGAGTGGTATGACACATCTGCTCACATGTTATGGATAGGTGATAGAACTCGCCAATTAGATGGAGCACATGTAGAGTACATGAGAGGCATTAACAACCCTATTGGAGTTAAGGCTGGACCATCGATGGACCCAGAAGATTTGCTTAGACTTTGTGATGTTTTAAATCCTCAAAATGAAGCTGGGCGTTTAAATATCATTGTTAGAATGGGTGCTGATAAAGTAGCAGATGGTATGCCAAAACTTATTCGTGCAATAGAGCGTGAGGGTAGAAAAGTTCTTTGGAGCTGTGATCCTATGCATGGAAATACAGTAAAATCATCAAACAACTTTAAAACTCGTCCAGTTGACTCTATTTTAACCGAGATGAAACAATTTTTTCAAGTTCACAAATCTGAGGGGACATTCGCAGGCGGCGTTCATTTAGAGATGACAGGTAAAAATGTGACAGAGTGTATTGGCGGCTCTTTTGTAGTAACTGAAGAAGATTTAAGCTCTCGTTACCACACTCACTGTGACCCAAGATTAAATGCTGATCAAGCTTTAGAGTTAGCATTTTTAATAGCGGATACTCTAAGAGAAGCTCAAAAGTAG
- a CDS encoding GGDEF domain-containing protein → MQKSDLKALVEQIYENLLERIDGEEEASKEQVVSYLRDAIDIVTNINDRDLDTIEHAKESFKNSYKEIVKESLNSYKNTNDKFGELTKLNKDTIEKCNEQHIDLNALSEKFNDIHTHMSDEVRKANLVITELHQKVKILEETSNLDPLTKVFNRRSLSSYLQEVCSNKSLPYDDLHVMMLDIDNFKSINDKYGHIAGDKILIFISNILRKTLRDGDKIFRYGGEEFTIVINRNSDDQCEQIANRLLHLISSNNLIYMGERISVTASIGVTKLKEHDTPDSLLSRADKALYVSKKSGKNMVSKDCN, encoded by the coding sequence ATGCAAAAAAGCGATTTAAAAGCACTTGTTGAGCAAATTTATGAAAATCTTCTAGAGCGTATTGACGGCGAAGAAGAGGCATCAAAAGAGCAAGTTGTAAGCTATTTAAGAGATGCAATTGATATAGTTACAAACATTAACGATAGAGATTTAGACACTATAGAACATGCTAAAGAGAGTTTTAAAAATTCCTACAAAGAGATTGTCAAAGAGAGTTTGAACTCATATAAAAATACAAATGATAAGTTTGGAGAGTTGACGAAACTTAACAAAGATACTATAGAAAAATGCAATGAACAACATATTGATTTAAATGCATTATCTGAAAAATTTAATGATATCCATACTCACATGAGTGATGAAGTGAGAAAAGCAAATCTAGTAATCACAGAGCTACATCAAAAGGTTAAAATTCTTGAAGAGACTTCAAATCTCGACCCTCTAACTAAAGTATTTAACAGAAGATCTCTTAGCTCTTATCTTCAAGAAGTTTGTTCAAATAAGAGTCTGCCTTATGATGATTTACATGTAATGATGCTTGATATAGATAATTTTAAAAGCATTAATGATAAATATGGTCATATAGCTGGAGATAAAATTCTTATTTTTATATCAAATATACTCAGAAAAACTCTCAGAGATGGTGATAAAATCTTTAGATATGGTGGAGAAGAGTTTACTATTGTTATAAACAGAAACAGTGATGATCAGTGTGAACAAATAGCAAATAGGCTTCTACATCTTATAAGCTCAAACAATCTCATCTACATGGGTGAGCGAATCTCTGTAACAGCTAGCATTGGAGTTACAAAATTAAAAGAGCATGATACTCCAGACTCTCTTCTCTCAAGGGCAGACAAAGCGTTATATGTTTCAAAAAAAAGTGGAAAAAATATGGTTTCTAAGGACTGCAATTAA
- a CDS encoding Fur family transcriptional regulator: MSEITTDFNDKTVAYKQLLEDFKQLLKKNSLKFTIQREVILETLYNSDEHLTPEALHNLIQEKFPDLNTGIATVYRTLSLLEESEMVTSLSFGAQGKKYELGAKHHHDHFICTNCGDITEFVDEQIEERQHKIAKELGFEMKDHSMQIYGICKNCQKK, translated from the coding sequence ATGTCCGAAATAACTACTGATTTTAATGATAAAACAGTTGCCTATAAGCAGTTGTTAGAAGATTTTAAACAACTTCTGAAAAAAAATAGTTTAAAATTCACTATTCAAAGAGAAGTTATTTTAGAGACTCTTTATAATTCAGATGAGCATTTAACTCCAGAGGCTCTACATAACCTTATTCAAGAAAAATTTCCAGATTTAAACACTGGAATTGCTACAGTTTATAGAACATTATCCCTTTTAGAAGAGTCTGAGATGGTCACTTCTCTCTCATTTGGTGCACAAGGCAAAAAGTATGAACTTGGGGCAAAACACCACCATGATCATTTTATCTGTACAAATTGTGGAGATATTACAGAGTTTGTAGATGAGCAGATAGAAGAGAGACAACACAAAATTGCGAAAGAGTTGGGTTTCGAAATGAAAGATCACTCTATGCAAATCTACGGTATATGTAAAAACTGCCAAAAAAAATAG
- a CDS encoding universal stress protein — MKKFTVLVAIDFSKSSYVVLEKALSFTNQMDGELHVVHVVESSFFSKKIDLESTKNSGFLKLSEKFSSIKKENYHCVSGKVKIEVANTANILNADMVIMGNSGETNFLDALIMGSHTKEIIKHAQTPILIMKKEHELKYENILILTDMSQESAKAIKYTAKLFANASITLVNLFYMPLGSTMSLYGMDPQSLATYQQSIQEESQGELESFLDSLSLPQEIDVTASSIKSTLSAKTFNEEVKGIKHDILVIHATQNVSFFAFDILEQSLTDVFVVK, encoded by the coding sequence ATGAAAAAATTTACGGTACTTGTCGCGATTGACTTCTCAAAAAGTAGTTATGTTGTTTTAGAGAAAGCACTTAGCTTTACAAATCAAATGGATGGTGAATTACATGTAGTGCATGTAGTTGAGAGCTCATTTTTCTCAAAAAAAATAGATTTAGAGAGTACAAAAAATAGTGGATTTTTAAAACTTAGTGAAAAATTTAGTTCAATAAAAAAAGAGAACTACCACTGTGTAAGTGGCAAGGTGAAAATTGAAGTTGCAAATACAGCAAATATTTTAAATGCTGACATGGTAATAATGGGCAATAGTGGTGAAACAAATTTCTTAGATGCTCTTATCATGGGTTCACACACAAAAGAGATTATAAAACATGCTCAAACTCCTATTTTAATAATGAAAAAAGAGCATGAGCTAAAGTATGAAAACATCTTAATACTCACAGATATGTCACAAGAGTCTGCAAAAGCGATTAAATATACAGCTAAGCTTTTTGCCAACGCTTCTATTACTCTGGTAAATCTGTTTTATATGCCTCTTGGCAGTACAATGAGCCTTTATGGAATGGACCCGCAAAGTCTTGCTACTTATCAACAAAGTATTCAAGAAGAGTCACAAGGAGAGTTAGAATCATTTTTAGATTCTCTGTCTCTACCGCAAGAGATAGACGTCACAGCATCTTCTATTAAAAGCACTCTAAGTGCTAAAACATTTAATGAAGAGGTTAAAGGAATAAAACACGACATACTTGTAATCCATGCAACACAAAATGTTAGCTTCTTTGCTTTTGATATTTTAGAGCAATCTTTAACAGATGTATTTGTTGTAAAGTAA
- a CDS encoding MBL fold metallo-hydrolase RNA specificity domain-containing protein — MVSVTSYGAAGTVTGSCHHVKIGSINILIDCGMFQGNGDNNKNYDDFEFDVSKINYLVLTHAHLDHIGRVPKLIKDGFKGKIIATKATKDIAKVMLLDSANILQEEYKTLRRKARRRGEEDTILEPLYTKDDVKNVFEKKWCTLEYFEEHKLKNHIKISFRNAGHILGSAFVMIDYQEKNKSKRVVFSGDLGSPQRLIIDNPDSVDEADYLFIESTYGDRKHKSLDESIDEFKEAIRTTLKKNGNVIIPSFALERTQEILWLLHVMHDSGELPKCSIYLDSPLAIKATKLYNRYPVYLSDELIYTPGRGGDPFSFNWLKTSTSSDQSIAINKVKERAIIIAGSGMCTGGRIMHHLKHRLWSPKNAIIFVGYQVRGTLGRSIVDGDKHVKIYGEEIAIRAKIYTINGFSAHADQKELIDWVRPIEGLKNIFLIHGEEDKMEIFSREIKKELGCESKIVEHGVKINL, encoded by the coding sequence ATGGTAAGTGTTACATCATATGGGGCGGCAGGAACTGTTACTGGTTCTTGCCATCATGTAAAAATAGGTTCTATTAATATTTTGATTGATTGTGGAATGTTTCAAGGTAATGGAGATAATAATAAAAATTATGATGATTTTGAGTTTGATGTGTCAAAAATCAACTATCTTGTTTTAACACATGCACACCTTGACCATATAGGAAGAGTTCCAAAACTCATAAAAGATGGTTTTAAAGGCAAAATAATTGCAACAAAAGCAACAAAAGATATTGCAAAAGTTATGCTCTTAGATAGTGCAAATATACTTCAAGAGGAGTATAAAACCCTAAGAAGAAAAGCTAGAAGAAGAGGTGAAGAAGATACTATTTTAGAGCCTTTATATACTAAAGATGATGTAAAAAATGTTTTTGAAAAAAAGTGGTGTACTCTTGAATATTTTGAAGAGCATAAATTAAAAAACCATATAAAAATATCTTTTAGAAATGCTGGACATATTTTGGGCAGCGCTTTTGTTATGATTGATTATCAAGAAAAAAATAAATCAAAAAGAGTGGTTTTCTCAGGTGATTTAGGCTCACCACAAAGACTCATCATTGATAACCCAGATAGTGTTGATGAGGCTGATTATCTTTTTATAGAATCAACATACGGAGACCGTAAACATAAGTCTCTTGATGAGAGTATAGATGAGTTTAAAGAGGCAATTCGCACTACACTCAAAAAAAATGGAAATGTAATAATTCCATCGTTTGCACTAGAGAGAACGCAAGAGATACTTTGGCTATTACATGTAATGCACGATAGTGGAGAGTTGCCAAAATGCTCAATCTATTTAGATAGTCCACTCGCTATTAAAGCAACAAAACTTTATAACCGTTATCCAGTATATTTGAGTGATGAACTAATATATACACCAGGCAGAGGAGGCGATCCATTCTCTTTTAATTGGCTTAAAACAAGCACCTCAAGCGATCAATCTATTGCAATAAACAAGGTAAAAGAGCGTGCTATTATCATAGCAGGAAGTGGTATGTGTACTGGAGGACGTATTATGCACCATCTAAAACATAGATTATGGAGTCCAAAAAATGCAATTATTTTTGTCGGATACCAGGTTAGAGGAACTTTAGGACGAAGCATTGTTGATGGAGATAAACATGTTAAAATTTACGGAGAAGAGATAGCCATAAGAGCAAAAATTTACACTATCAACGGATTTTCAGCTCACGCAGACCAAAAAGAGTTGATTGATTGGGTGCGCCCAATTGAGGGGTTGAAAAATATCTTTTTAATTCATGGTGAAGAAGATAAGATGGAGATTTTCTCAAGAGAGATTAAAAAAGAGTTAGGGTGTGAGTCAAAAATAGTTGAACATGGAGTAAAGATAAATCTTTAA
- the abc-f gene encoding ribosomal protection-like ABC-F family protein, translated as MALIDLLNISKHYEAQKILIDINFHVDEGERIVIIGKNGSGKSTLMKIVNGTLEQDSGERICRQNLEIKMLDQRPEFKDGATVREAVEDGLSELNIAKERYEKLSHLLADDFQNRAFIDEHEMLSRYIEHHNAWNLDDKIDRIIEHFDLKQYEEKPVAMLSGGEQRRVALASLLLQKPDILLLDEPTNHLDVYMVEFLEELLLREKFTLVFISHDRYFIDRVATKSVEVEDCSIREYSGGYSNYLSQKEEYMRTLEKQHETLLTILKRENEWFSRGVKARLKRNEGRKERLMSLREDAKTNPSKIKKMTLELEREAKHFNRDKSVNKQKMLFEVENLGLTIGDKELFKNFTTRILQKDTIAIVGPNGSGKSTLLKALLGRIEPTEGKIKRGEFKIGYFDQHREMLDDNLNLMETFCPHGGDRVSVRGRDMHVYGYLKNFLFPREFLDKKIGILSGGEKNRIALALLFTKNVDILILDEPTNDLDIPTINILEEQLINFSGAVIIVSHDRYFVDKIAKKLFIFKDDKSIEESYQSYTEYLEFERELRELNALAKESQKTELKPRENKTRELKLTFKEKIALEKLPLEIDDIEIKIEEKNSCLANPTCYEKIGITKLALELEELKRLYEAKVEELLNIEEKAEEINNS; from the coding sequence ATGGCATTAATAGACCTACTAAACATATCAAAACATTATGAAGCTCAAAAAATTTTAATAGATATAAATTTTCATGTTGACGAAGGCGAGAGAATCGTCATAATCGGTAAAAATGGAAGTGGAAAATCTACCCTTATGAAGATAGTAAATGGGACACTAGAGCAAGATAGCGGTGAGCGTATTTGCAGACAAAATTTAGAGATAAAAATGTTAGATCAAAGACCAGAATTTAAAGATGGTGCTACTGTAAGAGAGGCTGTTGAAGACGGACTAAGTGAGCTTAACATTGCAAAAGAGAGATATGAAAAACTCTCACATCTCCTAGCAGATGATTTTCAAAACAGAGCTTTTATAGATGAACATGAGATGCTCTCTCGCTATATTGAGCATCATAACGCTTGGAATTTAGATGATAAGATTGACCGCATAATAGAGCATTTTGATCTCAAGCAGTATGAAGAAAAACCAGTTGCTATGCTTAGCGGAGGGGAACAAAGAAGAGTGGCACTTGCTTCACTGCTTCTACAAAAACCAGATATTTTACTTCTTGATGAGCCTACCAACCACCTTGATGTTTACATGGTAGAGTTCTTAGAAGAGTTACTTTTAAGAGAGAAGTTTACTCTTGTTTTTATATCTCATGATAGATATTTTATAGATAGAGTGGCTACTAAAAGCGTTGAAGTTGAAGATTGCTCCATCAGAGAGTATAGCGGAGGATACAGCAACTACTTAAGCCAAAAAGAGGAGTATATGCGAACTCTTGAGAAGCAACATGAAACTCTTTTAACTATACTAAAGAGAGAAAACGAGTGGTTTTCTCGTGGTGTAAAGGCAAGACTAAAGAGAAATGAAGGGCGCAAAGAGAGACTTATGTCTCTTAGAGAAGATGCAAAAACAAATCCCTCTAAAATCAAAAAAATGACGCTAGAGCTCGAGCGTGAAGCCAAACATTTCAATCGTGACAAAAGTGTAAATAAGCAAAAAATGCTCTTTGAAGTAGAAAATCTTGGCTTAACCATAGGAGATAAAGAGCTATTTAAAAACTTTACAACTAGAATACTTCAAAAAGATACAATTGCCATAGTTGGACCAAACGGAAGTGGTAAATCAACTCTGCTAAAAGCTCTTCTTGGGCGTATAGAGCCAACAGAGGGGAAGATAAAAAGAGGCGAATTTAAGATAGGCTATTTTGATCAACACCGTGAGATGTTAGATGATAATCTAAATCTTATGGAGACTTTTTGTCCACATGGAGGGGATAGAGTAAGTGTTCGTGGGCGAGATATGCATGTTTATGGCTACTTAAAAAACTTCCTCTTTCCTAGAGAGTTTTTAGATAAAAAAATAGGAATACTTAGTGGCGGTGAGAAAAACCGCATCGCCTTGGCACTACTTTTTACAAAAAATGTAGATATTTTAATTCTCGATGAGCCAACAAATGATTTGGATATTCCAACAATAAATATTTTAGAAGAGCAGTTAATCAACTTTAGCGGAGCTGTAATTATAGTTAGCCATGATAGATATTTCGTAGATAAAATTGCTAAAAAGCTCTTTATTTTTAAAGATGATAAGAGCATAGAAGAGAGTTATCAAAGTTACACAGAGTATTTGGAGTTTGAGAGAGAGCTAAGAGAACTTAATGCACTTGCAAAAGAGAGTCAAAAAACAGAACTAAAGCCTAGAGAAAATAAAACTAGAGAGTTGAAACTCACATTTAAAGAGAAGATTGCACTAGAGAAACTTCCGCTAGAGATAGATGATATTGAGATAAAAATTGAAGAGAAAAACAGCTGCTTGGCAAATCCTACATGTTATGAGAAGATAGGAATTACAAAACTGGCACTTGAACTAGAAGAGCTCAAAAGGTTATATGAAGCTAAAGTTGAAGAGTTACTTAATATAGAAGAAAAAGCAGAAGAGATAAATAATAGCTAG